A single genomic interval of Spinacia oleracea cultivar Varoflay chromosome 6, BTI_SOV_V1, whole genome shotgun sequence harbors:
- the LOC130463658 gene encoding lipoxygenase 4, chloroplastic-like: METDIIFESRVEKPLPIYVPRDEQFEESKAGTFSFCGLKAVLHNLLPSLTANISSKHDFTGFKHLDSLFSEGLLLNLGFHDELPQVVHKIQSTSQGLLKFDTPVIISIVKFF, encoded by the exons ATGGAAACTG ATATCATATTTGAGAGCCGTGTGGAGAAGCCATTACCAATATATGTTCCTAGGGACGAACAATTCGAGGAGTCAAAGGCAGGAACATTCTCTTTCTGCGGGCTAAAAGCAGTTCTTCACAACTTGCTACCATCTTTAACAGCCAACATCTCCTCTAAGCATGATTTCACCGGGTTCAAGCACCTTGACAGTCTCTTCAGTGAGGGCTTGCTTCTTAACCTTGGTTTTCATGACGAACTGCCACAAGTTGTTCACAAAATCCAGTCAACGAGTCAGGGCTTACTCAAATTCGATACCCCAGTTATTATTTCTA TTGTAAAATTTTTCTAA
- the LOC110778245 gene encoding cation/H(+) antiporter 18-like, producing the protein MALNVTGCPCPKPMQATSTGIFQGENPLEFALPLLIIQIVLVLVLTRSLAYLLRPLRQPRVIAEIIGGVLLGPSALGRNKAFLHAIFPPKSLPVLDTLANLGLIFFLFLVGLELDLKALRKTGKKTMSIAVAGISLPFAMGIGTSFILRATISQGVSQGPFLVFMGVALSITAFPVLARILAELKLLTTDVGRMAMSAAAVNDVAAWVLLALAIALSSTGKSPLITLWVFLSGAAFVGLCILIVPRIFKWMNQRCPDGEPVDEIYICATLAAVLAAAFVTDTIGIHALFGAFVIGILAPKEGPLAGALVEKVEDLVSGLLLPLYFVSSGLKTNVATIQGAQSWGLLGLVILTACFGKVVGTFTVSRLCKIPVNEAVALGFLMNSKGLVELIVLNIGKDRKVLNDQTFAIMVLMALVTTFITTPIVTAVYKPAKRTRAYKLRTIQRKDSTSQLRIMSCFHSNGNIPTMINLIEALRGTEKKQGLTVYAMHLMELSERSSAIRMIHKARNNGLPFWNKAMKSDSNQVEVAFEAYGQLSRVQIRPMTAISHFPDMHEDICGSAESKRTALIILPFHKHQRVDGSLEIARNEYRLINKKVLQNAPCSVGILVDRGLGGTSHVAASNVASTISVFFFGGPDDREALSLGLRMSEHPGITLIIVHFRAGPNMEGGEIVALDITTDSSSKQDTKASDEDAINAVKQKMSKGGSVKYEERVVKTSCDSVGIVNECSRCTMVLVGRSPEGMVAANLSLIVKNDSPELGPVGGLLTSQEVSTNASVLVIQQFSGEPKPVLLEEEEEDEEEATDETETD; encoded by the exons ATGGCTCTAAATGTGACTGGCTGTCCATGTCCAAAGCCGATGCAGGCTACCTCCACCGGTATCTTCCAAGGAGAGAATCCACTCGAATTTGCTCTCCCCCTTCTAATCATACAGATAGTCCTTGTTCTTGTCCTCACTCGTTCCTTGGCGTACTTGCTTAGACCTTTGAGGCAACCTCGTGTCATCGCTGAGATTATT GGAGGAGTGCTACTAGGTCCATCTGCTCTTGGTCGTAACAAGGCGTTCCTCCATGCAATATTCCCACCCAAGAGTCTACCAGTATTAGACACACTTGCCAACCTCGgcctcatcttcttcctcttcctcgTAGGCCTAGAATTGGATCTAAAAGCACTCCGCAAAACAGGAAAGAAAACCATGAGTATTGCAGTTGCAGGAATCTCTTTACCCTTTGCTATGGGAATTGGTACATCATTTATCCTAAGAGCAACCATTTCACAAGGCGTTAGCCAAGGTCCCTTCCTTGTATTCATGGGGGTTGCGCTCTCTATCACCGCCTTTCCTGTCTTAGCCCGTATCTTAGCTGAGCTCAAGCTTCTAACCACTGATGTAGGGCGAATGGCCATGTCAGCAGCCGCGGTCAATGATGTGGCAGCATGGGTTCTACTTGCTCTAGCCATAGCTCTTTCTAGTACCGGAAAATCTCCTCTTATAACCTTATGGGTATTCTTGTCTGGTGCAGCTTTTGTTGGTCTGTGCATTCTTATAGTCCCTCGTATCTTTAAGTGGATGAACCAGCGTTGCCCAGATGGTGAGCCGGTGGATGAGATTTACATTTGTGCCACATTAGCAGCGGTTTTGGCAGCTGCATTTGTGACAGATACTATTGGAATTCATGCTCTTTTCGGGGCTTTTGTTATTGGGATTCTAGCACCAAAAGAAGGGCCTCTTGCCGGTGCATTAGTAGAAAAAGTTGAGGATCTTGTATCTGGACTTCTCCTTCCTTTGTACTTTGTTTCGAGTGGTCTTAAAACAAATGTAGCCACCATTCAAGGGGCTCAGTCATGGGGACTTTTAGGTCTTGTCATTTTAACTGCATGTTTTGGCAAGGTTGTTGGGACTTTTACTGTATCTCGCCTCTGTAAAATACCTGTCAATGAGGCTGTTGCGCTTGGGTTTTTAATGAACAGCAAAGGTTTGGTCGAGCTGATTGTCCTCAACATTGGTAAAGATCGAAAG GTGCTAAATGACCAAACATTTGCAATAATGGTACTTATGGCCTTAGTCACCACTTTCATCACAACACCAATAGTGACAGCAGTGTATAAACCAGCAAAAAGAACACGCGCATATAAGCTGAGGACAATCCAAAGAAAAGACTCCACCTCTCAACTCAGAATCATGTCATGCTTCCACAGCAATGGAAACATCCCAACAATGATCAACTTAATTGAAGCTTTACGAGGAACAGAGAAGAAACAAGGACTCACAGTCTACGCGATGCATCTCATGGAGCTTTCTGAGAGGTCTTCTGCAATCAGAATGATCCACAAAGCCCGAAACAACGGGCTTCCGTTCTGGAATAAGGCAATGAAGTCAGATTCAAACCAAGTTGAGGTAGCCTTTGAGGCGTACGGGCAACTCAGCCGGGTCCAAATCAGGCCCATGACTGCAATTTCTCACTTCCCTGATATGCATGAAGACATATGTGGTAGTGCTGAGAGTAAAAGGACTGCTCTTATTATCCTCCCTTTCCATAAACACCAGAGGGTTGACGGGTCATTAGAAatagcaagaaatgaatacagATTGATTAACAAGAAGGTCCTTCAAAATGCACCTTGCTCGGTTGGTATTCTGGTAGACCGCGGGCTTGGTGGAACTTCCCATGTAGCAGCCAGTAATGTTGCCTCAACTATCAGTGTGTTCTTCTTTGGCGGGCCTGATGACCGTGAAGCGTTGTCTCTTGGTCTGCGGATGTCTGAGCATCCGGGGATCACTCTCATCATAGTCCATTTCAGAGCGGGCCCTAACATGGAGGGAGGTGAAATTGTGGCCCTCGATATTACTACTGATAGTAGTAGTAAGCAGGATACAAAAGCATCAGACGAAGATGCAATCAATGCTGTAAAGCAGAAAATGTCAAAGGGTGGATCAGTTAAGTACGAGGAAAGAGTGGTGAAAACGAGTTGTGATAGTGTCGGTATAGTCAATGAATGTAGCCGTTGTACAATGGTTTTAGTAGGACGATCACCAGAAGGTATGGTGGCTGCAAATTTAAGTCTGATTGTGAAGAATGATTCCCCTGAATTAGGGCCAGTTGGTGGATTGTTGACCTCTCAGGAGGTATCAACAAATGCTTCTGTGTTGGTGATTCAGCAATTTAGTGGCGAACCCAAGCCGGTGTTActtgaggaagaagaagaagacgaaGAAGAAGCAACTGATGAAACTGAAACAGATTGA